A genomic stretch from Empedobacter stercoris includes:
- a CDS encoding 3'-5' exonuclease — translation MKLTKNICFFDLETTGTNVSKDRIVEISIVKAFTDGTKEVKTWKVNPGIPIPPETTLIHGISDEDVVDAPSFKELAPEIMEMIKDSDLAGYNSNRFDIPLLAEELLRNGFDFDVSKHRPIDVQVIYHKMEPRNLSAAYKYYCDKELIDAHSAEADTIATYEVLMAQIEKYDELENDNKFLSEFSSQRKTADLAGFIQYNDKDQEIISFGKYKGQVVTDVFAKDPGYYSWIQNADFPLYTKKVFTRIKLQNGF, via the coding sequence ATGAAATTAACTAAAAATATCTGTTTCTTTGATTTAGAAACGACAGGAACAAATGTTTCGAAAGACCGAATCGTTGAAATCTCTATTGTGAAAGCTTTTACAGATGGAACAAAAGAAGTAAAAACATGGAAAGTTAATCCAGGAATTCCTATTCCACCAGAAACAACTTTGATTCACGGTATTTCTGACGAAGACGTTGTAGACGCTCCTTCTTTTAAAGAATTAGCGCCAGAAATTATGGAAATGATCAAAGATTCTGACTTGGCTGGATATAATTCGAATCGTTTTGATATTCCACTTTTAGCAGAAGAATTATTGCGCAATGGTTTTGATTTTGACGTATCAAAACATCGCCCAATTGACGTACAAGTGATTTATCATAAAATGGAACCTCGTAATTTAAGTGCAGCATATAAATATTATTGTGATAAAGAGTTAATCGATGCACATTCAGCTGAAGCGGATACTATAGCGACTTACGAAGTATTAATGGCTCAAATAGAAAAATATGATGAACTTGAGAATGACAATAAATTTTTGAGTGAATTTTCTTCTCAACGCAAAACAGCTGACTTAGCAGGCTTTATACAATACAACGATAAAGACCAAGAAATCATTTCGTTTGGTAAATACAAAGGACAAGTTGTAACGGATGTTTTTGCAAAAGATCCTGGTTATTATTCATGGATTCAGAATGCAGATTTCCCTTTGTACACAAAGAAAGTTTTTACTCGAATCAAATTACAAAACGGTTTTTAA
- a CDS encoding fumarylacetoacetate hydrolase family protein: MKIICVGRNYVEHAKELNNPIPESPMFFMKPDSAILRKGFPFVIPSFTKEVHFETEIVIKIDRVGKMIQPQFADRYYSEIGLGIDFTARDVQQELKEKRFPWEIAKAFDGSAFASDFFPKENFDLENLAFKLDRNGENVQTGNSKDMIFHINTLIAECSKYFTLKKGDLIFTGTPAGVSKINSKDMLEGFLNDEKVFEIKVL, from the coding sequence ATGAAAATTATTTGTGTCGGACGAAATTACGTCGAACATGCAAAGGAATTAAATAATCCTATTCCAGAATCGCCTATGTTTTTCATGAAACCCGATTCTGCAATTTTGAGAAAAGGTTTTCCATTTGTGATTCCAAGTTTCACAAAAGAAGTTCATTTCGAAACAGAAATTGTGATTAAAATAGATCGTGTTGGTAAAATGATTCAACCGCAATTTGCAGATCGTTATTATTCTGAAATTGGTTTAGGAATTGACTTTACAGCACGCGATGTACAACAAGAGTTGAAAGAAAAAAGGTTTCCTTGGGAAATAGCAAAAGCCTTTGATGGTTCTGCCTTTGCTTCAGATTTTTTTCCGAAAGAAAATTTTGATTTAGAGAATTTAGCATTCAAATTAGATCGAAATGGTGAAAATGTACAAACGGGAAATTCTAAAGATATGATTTTCCACATCAATACATTAATCGCAGAATGTTCTAAATATTTCACGTTGAAAAAAGGCGATTTAATTTTTACTGGAACGCCAGCTGGTGTATCTAAAATTAATTCAAAAGACATGTTAGAAGGTTTTTTGAATGATGAAAAAGTATTTGAAATAAAAGTGTTATAA
- a CDS encoding MutS-related protein, which translates to MEEYLKIEEKINQDFITLKSKKNKISNVRLLSFISSLVFFSLYVTSSNDLYLIISTILFVVFIILVVITSRISTQLTYFTQALEIISQLKTDDSIDQFVEDNSKFNNVYNKDLDILEGNSIFNRINKTQTRIGSLQLKYYLSNLILDKTEIIERQNAFTELAEKRDWIVTFLTFMKRLKMNQSSIFVFENRVFNNQFLKVIPSVVSAINILCFVYLAFIGFPKVIVFYWILTAVFVSSAITFVYKKQLKRVATYTTMKANELDTLYEVCKHIEDEIFQSKLNSEIQATFKNPTKSSSLIKTISSTKETLDAANFPIVGFVLNTFFLWRLNYSIKFENEVQKTVHQIKPWLDELAKLEAFVSFALFNDKFKSFTFPTIADEPYELKIYNGFHPLLNEETVVKNDFETNRPNNIAIITGANMAGKSTFLRTIGTNLVLAMNGLKVSADKMLFYPMDLFTSIRTADNLSSGDSYFKNEINKLKILIDRLEDNQPQIIILDEILKGTNSEDKLIGSQKFLEKLIQSPTKLIGFIATHDLELTKMENDNPAHIINYCFELKNFDNNYFSDYKLRKGTTKMMNAIFLMKQYKIID; encoded by the coding sequence ATGGAAGAATATCTAAAAATAGAAGAAAAAATAAACCAAGATTTCATCACTTTAAAATCGAAAAAGAATAAAATAAGCAATGTAAGGCTTCTGTCGTTTATTAGTTCACTTGTGTTTTTCTCGCTTTATGTTACTTCAAGTAATGATTTATATTTAATTATTTCTACAATATTATTTGTGGTTTTCATCATTTTGGTGGTAATTACTTCCAGGATTTCTACTCAACTTACCTATTTTACACAAGCTTTAGAAATAATTTCACAACTAAAAACTGATGATTCTATCGATCAATTTGTTGAAGATAATTCTAAATTCAATAATGTTTACAACAAAGATTTAGATATTTTAGAAGGTAATTCAATCTTTAATCGAATCAATAAAACACAAACGCGAATCGGTAGTTTACAATTGAAATATTATTTATCGAATTTAATTTTAGACAAAACCGAAATTATAGAACGTCAAAACGCTTTTACAGAATTAGCTGAAAAAAGAGATTGGATTGTGACATTTTTGACATTTATGAAACGATTAAAAATGAATCAATCTTCTATTTTTGTTTTTGAAAATCGTGTATTTAACAATCAGTTTTTGAAAGTTATTCCAAGTGTTGTTTCTGCCATCAATATCCTTTGTTTTGTCTATTTGGCTTTCATTGGTTTTCCAAAAGTAATAGTTTTTTATTGGATATTAACCGCTGTATTCGTTTCGAGTGCAATTACGTTTGTCTACAAAAAACAACTAAAACGAGTGGCTACATACACCACAATGAAAGCAAATGAATTGGATACTTTATACGAAGTTTGTAAACATATAGAGGATGAAATTTTTCAATCGAAACTAAACTCAGAAATACAAGCAACGTTTAAAAATCCAACTAAATCATCTTCATTAATTAAAACCATTTCTTCGACCAAAGAAACCTTAGATGCAGCTAATTTTCCAATTGTTGGTTTTGTATTAAATACTTTTTTCTTGTGGCGATTAAATTATTCAATAAAATTTGAAAATGAAGTTCAAAAAACTGTTCATCAAATCAAACCTTGGTTAGATGAATTGGCTAAACTGGAGGCTTTTGTTTCGTTTGCTTTATTTAATGATAAGTTTAAATCTTTTACTTTTCCAACTATTGCAGATGAACCTTATGAATTAAAAATATACAATGGTTTTCATCCATTATTGAATGAAGAAACTGTTGTTAAAAATGATTTTGAGACAAATCGTCCAAATAATATTGCAATTATAACGGGAGCAAATATGGCTGGAAAAAGCACGTTTCTTCGTACAATTGGAACGAATTTAGTGCTGGCTATGAACGGTTTAAAAGTTAGTGCAGATAAAATGTTATTTTACCCAATGGATTTATTTACAAGTATCCGTACAGCAGATAATTTGTCTTCAGGTGATTCTTATTTTAAAAATGAAATCAATAAATTGAAAATTTTAATTGATCGATTGGAGGATAATCAACCGCAAATTATTATTCTGGATGAGATTTTGAAAGGGACCAATTCAGAAGATAAATTGATTGGTTCGCAAAAATTTTTGGAAAAGCTTATTCAATCTCCAACGAAATTAATAGGTTTTATCGCAACACACGATTTAGAATTAACGAAAATGGAAAACGATAATCCTGCTCATATTATCAATTATTGTTTTGAATTGAAAAACTTTGATAACAATTATTTTTCGGATTACAAATTAAGAAAAGGCACTACCAAAATGATGAATGCCATTTTCTTAATGAAACAATATAAAATTATTGATTAG
- a CDS encoding HAD family hydrolase, with product MIKTVIFDMDGVIVDTEPVHKYAYFEHYKELNIPVTEELFAIFTGQSTKNVYQILKDKFDLKEEVNDLVLRKRAIFNEAFDTKPDLYLIDGVEELIKDLYANKIELILASSASKSTIDRVFSRFQLDQYFSHKISGENFPKSKPDPAIFLHAAEIAKSEHDECIVIEDSTNGVEAAFCANLYCLGYKSVNSKKQNLEKANSIVDDFNQINAAYIIDLK from the coding sequence ATGATTAAAACAGTAATTTTCGATATGGATGGTGTAATTGTCGATACAGAACCTGTACACAAATACGCTTATTTCGAACATTATAAAGAATTGAATATTCCAGTAACAGAAGAATTATTTGCAATTTTTACCGGTCAATCGACAAAAAATGTGTATCAAATTTTAAAAGATAAGTTTGATTTGAAAGAAGAAGTAAATGATTTAGTTTTGAGGAAACGAGCGATTTTTAATGAAGCTTTTGATACAAAACCTGATTTGTATTTAATAGATGGAGTAGAAGAGTTGATTAAAGATTTGTATGCTAATAAAATTGAATTAATCTTAGCTTCGTCTGCATCAAAAAGTACGATTGATCGTGTGTTTAGTCGTTTTCAATTGGATCAATATTTTTCACATAAAATATCGGGTGAAAACTTTCCTAAATCAAAACCTGATCCAGCTATTTTTTTACATGCGGCTGAAATAGCCAAATCAGAACATGACGAGTGCATTGTTATCGAAGATTCTACAAACGGAGTTGAAGCTGCATTTTGCGCAAACCTCTATTGTTTAGGTTATAAAAGCGTCAATTCTAAAAAGCAAAATTTAGAAAAAGCAAATTCGATAGTTGATGATTTTAATCAAATAAATGCAGCCTATATTATTGATTTGAAATAG
- the dapA gene encoding 4-hydroxy-tetrahydrodipicolinate synthase, which produces MKQLIGTGVALVTPFQQDGTVDYTALEKLVNYSIDGGVEYLVILGTTAEAATLTKDEKLKVIETIKKANANRVPMVLGIGGNNTVEVIKEYQETDLSDYSAILTVSPYYNKPNQEGIYQHYKAIAESTNANIILYNVPGRTGSNITADTTIRLANEFKNIVAIKEASPDFLQSTDIIRKNTREDFNIISGDDEFALPMTLAGGSGVISVIGQGIPTIFTEMIRKALNKEVDAAYNAHYKVVEITRAIFEEGNPCGIKAVLDNKGVCKPYTRLPLVPASDNLTTKINQLLSNI; this is translated from the coding sequence ATGAAACAATTAATTGGGACAGGAGTTGCTTTGGTTACGCCTTTTCAACAAGATGGTACGGTAGATTATACTGCATTAGAAAAATTAGTAAACTACAGTATCGATGGTGGTGTTGAATATTTAGTTATTTTAGGAACTACAGCTGAAGCTGCAACGCTTACAAAAGATGAAAAGCTAAAGGTAATCGAAACAATAAAGAAAGCGAATGCTAATCGTGTTCCGATGGTTTTAGGTATTGGAGGAAACAATACTGTAGAAGTTATTAAAGAATATCAGGAAACAGATTTGAGCGATTATAGTGCAATTCTTACTGTTTCACCTTATTACAACAAACCGAATCAAGAAGGTATTTACCAACATTATAAAGCAATTGCTGAAAGTACAAATGCAAATATTATTTTGTACAATGTACCAGGTAGAACAGGATCTAATATTACAGCGGATACAACAATTCGTTTAGCAAATGAATTTAAAAATATCGTTGCAATTAAAGAAGCTTCTCCAGATTTCTTACAATCTACAGATATTATTCGTAAAAATACTCGCGAAGATTTTAACATTATCTCTGGTGACGACGAATTTGCTTTACCTATGACATTAGCAGGCGGTTCTGGGGTTATTTCTGTTATTGGTCAAGGTATTCCTACAATCTTTACAGAGATGATTCGCAAAGCATTAAACAAAGAAGTTGATGCAGCTTATAATGCACATTACAAAGTTGTTGAAATAACACGTGCTATTTTCGAAGAAGGAAACCCTTGTGGGATTAAAGCTGTTTTAGACAACAAAGGTGTTTGTAAACCCTATACACGTTTACCTTTAGTTCCTGCATCGGATAATTTGACAACAAAAATTAACCAATTATTATCTAACATCTAA
- a CDS encoding ferritin yields the protein MIKDSVLNALNKQIKLEGDSSQLYLAMASWAEVKGLEGTANFLYAHADEERMHMLKLIKFINERGGKAFVPQIEEPKQDFTTLKEVFTAILKHECFVSESINEIVGLTLEEKDYSTHNFLQWYVSEQIEEEKLARNILDKLEMIGSDKGGLYLFDRDVVTLSADTTA from the coding sequence ATGATAAAAGACTCAGTATTAAATGCGTTGAATAAACAAATAAAATTAGAAGGTGATTCTTCTCAATTATACTTAGCTATGGCTTCATGGGCAGAAGTAAAAGGATTAGAAGGGACAGCTAATTTCTTATACGCTCACGCTGATGAAGAACGCATGCATATGTTAAAATTAATAAAATTCATCAACGAAAGAGGTGGCAAAGCATTTGTACCACAAATTGAAGAACCAAAACAAGATTTTACTACATTAAAAGAAGTTTTTACAGCAATATTAAAACACGAATGTTTTGTTTCTGAATCCATTAACGAAATTGTTGGGTTAACATTAGAAGAAAAAGATTATTCTACACACAATTTCTTACAATGGTATGTGTCTGAACAAATCGAAGAAGAAAAATTAGCTCGAAATATTTTAGATAAATTAGAAATGATTGGCTCTGACAAAGGCGGGTTATATCTGTTTGATCGTGATGTAGTTACATTAAGCGCAGACACAACAGCGTAA
- a CDS encoding outer membrane protein assembly factor BamD, with product MFKKLSLLVLIGASLVSCNKTYNKAMKSTDKDEIFTLATQLYQDGKYDLANELYEKISTSFVGTEKAADIAYNMAQANFNEKSFRLAGHQFKSFAGSYPMDSRAEEALFKSAFSYYKDSPKYDLDQTSTYTAISELQGFINSYPESNHVNDANNYITELRQKLELKSFEISKVYYKTMKYKAAGVSFDNMIDEYPDSKFREEAMMYSLRAKAELALNFSRLENKELRLQDARTQYLLLTRYYPETKFKSEANKLMEKVDKDIIETKKILAELEESRKKIEAEQAELSKEQNNNK from the coding sequence ATGTTTAAAAAACTAAGCTTACTAGTTTTAATTGGCGCTTCATTAGTGTCTTGTAACAAGACCTACAACAAAGCGATGAAAAGTACAGATAAAGACGAAATCTTTACATTAGCTACGCAGTTATACCAAGATGGTAAATACGACTTGGCAAACGAATTATACGAAAAAATTTCAACGTCTTTTGTAGGAACGGAAAAAGCAGCTGATATTGCATATAATATGGCGCAAGCGAACTTTAACGAAAAAAGTTTTCGTTTGGCAGGTCATCAATTTAAGAGTTTTGCAGGATCTTACCCAATGGATAGTCGTGCAGAAGAAGCATTATTTAAATCAGCTTTTTCTTATTACAAAGATTCACCGAAGTATGATTTAGACCAAACAAGTACTTATACAGCGATTAGTGAATTACAAGGTTTCATTAACTCGTACCCAGAATCAAATCATGTAAATGATGCGAATAATTACATTACAGAGCTTAGACAGAAATTAGAGTTAAAGTCTTTCGAAATTTCAAAAGTTTATTATAAAACGATGAAATATAAGGCTGCTGGTGTGTCATTCGATAATATGATTGATGAGTACCCAGATTCTAAATTTAGAGAAGAAGCCATGATGTACTCTTTGCGTGCTAAAGCAGAATTAGCGTTAAACTTTTCTCGTTTAGAAAACAAAGAATTACGTTTACAAGATGCTAGAACACAATATCTATTGTTAACAAGATATTATCCAGAAACTAAATTCAAGTCTGAAGCAAATAAATTGATGGAAAAAGTTGATAAAGATATAATTGAAACTAAAAAAATTCTCGCTGAATTAGAAGAGTCGAGAAAAAAAATTGAAGCTGAACAAGCTGAATTAAGCAAAGAGCAAAATAATAATAAATAG
- a CDS encoding DNA-directed RNA polymerase subunit omega, with protein sequence MNFKDIGAAPTTQTYDRNKIDEKTGNLYESIVIMGKRAEQINQEMKTELIQKLDEFAAHTDSLEEVFENREQIEVSKFYERLPKPTSIAVKEWLDNDVYYRNPNEDK encoded by the coding sequence ATGAATTTCAAGGATATCGGTGCAGCACCAACAACACAAACTTATGATCGTAATAAAATCGATGAGAAAACAGGAAACTTATACGAGTCGATTGTAATTATGGGAAAAAGAGCAGAACAAATTAACCAAGAAATGAAAACTGAATTAATTCAGAAATTAGATGAGTTTGCTGCACATACAGATTCTTTAGAAGAAGTTTTTGAAAACAGAGAGCAAATCGAAGTTTCAAAATTCTACGAAAGATTACCAAAACCGACATCTATTGCGGTTAAGGAATGGTTAGACAATGACGTATATTACAGAAATCCAAATGAGGATAAATAA
- the coaBC gene encoding bifunctional phosphopantothenoylcysteine decarboxylase/phosphopantothenate--cysteine ligase CoaBC — protein sequence MSVLHSKKILLAVTAGIAAYKAAFLVRGLIKKGAEVKVIMTPDAQNFVTPLTLSTLSKHPVEWEFFGDKGDWNNHVEYALWADYMIIAPCTANTLSHMADGTCNNLVLATYLSAKCPVYFAPAMDLDMYKHPSTLENISKLESFGNSCIPAEAGELASGLLGEGRMAEPENIISFLESSIAATLPLYGKKVVVSAGPTYENIDPVRFIGNYSSGKMGFEIAKAATNLGANVTLVSGPSHESVLGYPIERINVVSARDMYKAMHDNFADADVVVMSAAVADYRPKEMAEQKIKKENDDNLTIELVKNPDILKSLGEIKTHQLLVGFALETNNEEEYAKRKLTKKNLDFIVLNSMQDKEAGFQKNTNKITIIDKDLSMQQFDAKSKTEVAKDILTVILNKL from the coding sequence ATGTCTGTTTTACATAGTAAAAAAATTCTTTTGGCAGTTACTGCCGGAATAGCGGCCTATAAAGCCGCTTTTCTTGTTAGAGGGCTTATCAAAAAAGGTGCAGAAGTAAAAGTTATTATGACACCTGATGCACAAAATTTTGTCACTCCACTTACACTTTCAACGTTGTCCAAACACCCAGTTGAATGGGAGTTTTTCGGTGATAAAGGAGACTGGAACAATCATGTAGAATATGCACTTTGGGCTGATTATATGATAATTGCCCCTTGCACTGCAAATACGCTTTCCCATATGGCAGATGGAACCTGTAATAATTTGGTTTTAGCAACTTATCTTTCTGCAAAATGTCCAGTTTATTTTGCTCCAGCGATGGATTTGGATATGTACAAACATCCGTCTACATTAGAAAATATTTCAAAATTAGAATCTTTTGGTAATAGTTGCATTCCTGCAGAAGCTGGTGAACTGGCAAGTGGATTGTTAGGTGAAGGCAGAATGGCTGAACCCGAGAATATTATTTCATTTTTAGAAAGTTCTATTGCAGCTACTCTTCCACTCTACGGAAAAAAAGTGGTTGTTTCTGCTGGACCAACATACGAAAACATAGATCCTGTACGTTTTATAGGTAATTATTCTTCAGGAAAAATGGGTTTTGAGATTGCGAAGGCTGCTACTAATCTTGGTGCAAATGTCACGTTGGTTAGTGGGCCTAGTCATGAATCTGTCCTTGGTTATCCTATCGAACGAATAAATGTTGTTTCTGCTCGTGATATGTACAAAGCGATGCACGATAATTTTGCTGATGCAGATGTTGTTGTAATGTCGGCAGCTGTTGCAGATTATCGTCCAAAAGAAATGGCTGAACAAAAAATTAAGAAAGAAAACGATGATAATTTAACCATAGAACTGGTTAAGAATCCAGATATTTTGAAATCATTAGGTGAAATCAAAACACATCAATTATTGGTTGGTTTTGCTTTAGAAACGAATAATGAAGAAGAATATGCAAAGAGAAAATTAACCAAAAAGAATCTTGATTTTATTGTTCTAAATTCGATGCAAGATAAAGAAGCCGGTTTTCAGAAGAATACAAATAAAATTACAATTATTGACAAAGATTTATCGATGCAACAATTTGATGCAAAATCAAAAACTGAAGTTGCAAAAGATATTTTGACTGTTATTTTAAATAAATTATAA
- the porD gene encoding type IX secretion system protein PorD: MKKLASIFFSTCLAVSAFSQNLIADVKVDYSMVQGSNTQMYQTLEKSLTTFINSTKWTNDRLKTYERIEASFVINIKEREGNRLKGSILVQSRRPVFNSTYYTPVLNLSDDNFTFQYQEFEELIFNDRKFSGKNLTDVITYYVYLVLGYDADTFTKEGGTEYFKMAKKIADFGQTNNNFSGWSEMDGLKSRTSLINNILKSDNSTLRNITYQYHRNGLDIMAENELRGKNAIGNTLLQLEFYQRGNYSQFYPLELFLTAKKSEISQVFTGGQTSSVNIEKLKEILNSIAPKYNDTYWNKMKK, encoded by the coding sequence ATGAAGAAATTAGCCTCAATTTTCTTTTCAACATGTTTAGCTGTTTCTGCTTTTTCCCAGAATCTTATTGCTGATGTTAAAGTTGATTATTCAATGGTTCAGGGTTCAAATACACAAATGTATCAAACCTTAGAAAAATCACTGACAACCTTTATTAATTCTACTAAATGGACAAATGATCGACTAAAAACATACGAAAGAATTGAAGCTAGTTTCGTTATAAACATTAAAGAAAGAGAAGGAAATCGATTAAAAGGATCTATTTTAGTTCAATCTCGTCGTCCAGTTTTCAACTCTACTTATTATACACCTGTTCTTAATTTATCAGATGATAATTTCACATTCCAATACCAAGAATTCGAAGAATTAATATTCAATGATCGTAAATTCAGTGGTAAAAATTTAACAGATGTGATAACATATTATGTGTATTTAGTATTAGGTTATGATGCAGATACTTTTACAAAAGAAGGTGGTACTGAATATTTCAAAATGGCGAAGAAAATTGCTGACTTTGGTCAAACGAATAATAATTTTTCTGGTTGGAGCGAAATGGACGGTTTAAAATCTCGTACATCATTAATTAACAATATTCTAAAATCCGACAACTCAACTTTACGTAACATCACTTATCAATACCACAGAAATGGATTGGATATTATGGCAGAAAATGAGTTGAGAGGTAAAAACGCGATCGGAAATACCTTGTTACAATTAGAATTTTACCAAAGAGGAAATTATTCTCAATTTTATCCTTTAGAACTTTTCTTAACAGCAAAAAAAAGCGAAATTAGTCAGGTATTTACAGGTGGACAAACGTCATCAGTGAATATCGAAAAATTAAAAGAAATTTTAAATTCTATCGCTCCAAAGTACAACGATACGTATTGGAATAAAATGAAAAAGTAA
- the recN gene encoding DNA repair protein RecN — MLRTLRVNNFAIIDQLEIDFHQGMTTITGETGAGKSILLGALKLVLGERADLKALKNADEKCIIEAIFNIKDLELNDFFEEYDLDYEDESILRRELLPSGKSRAFINDTPVKVSILQELSELLIDIHSQFNTPKIFEADFQLSMLDIYGENKELLKEYKKVFNQYISTKKKIKDAQNSLENQSQDLEYKLHLWEELNNASLKHDELEHLEFEIKSLTNVEEIISTLNETYQFLEHPEMGIISQLNEASNKLNKISDYNSQYNSIYERLISSKIELQDISGEMSHLIESTEINPERLQEITDRFDLIHKLLRKHNVITIEELIIKRDELESQTSGFDNLSDLIIHLTKELNAISEKLDKQALKIRKNRFSSIEIIRKNILNTLSQLGMENSQLTIQLNETLDFTATGKDEVLFLFSANKGMEPRIFEKSVSGGERSRLMLAIKKLLATHQHLPTLILDEIDTGISGKVANETGKVMQSMADNMQLLVITHLPQVASKGNYQLKVYKEVVEETTQTNVIELSQQQRLEEIAQMISGSELTEAAINQAKELMNLN; from the coding sequence ATGTTAAGAACACTTCGCGTTAATAATTTTGCAATTATCGATCAATTAGAGATTGATTTTCATCAAGGAATGACAACAATCACTGGTGAAACCGGTGCTGGTAAATCTATTCTTTTAGGTGCTTTGAAATTGGTTTTAGGTGAACGTGCTGACTTAAAAGCATTGAAAAATGCGGATGAAAAATGTATTATTGAAGCAATTTTTAATATTAAAGATCTTGAATTGAATGATTTTTTTGAAGAATATGATTTAGATTATGAAGACGAATCTATTCTTCGAAGAGAATTGTTACCTTCAGGAAAATCACGTGCTTTTATCAATGACACCCCTGTAAAAGTCTCTATTTTACAAGAATTATCTGAATTATTGATCGATATACATTCGCAATTTAATACACCAAAAATTTTCGAAGCTGATTTTCAATTATCGATGTTGGATATTTACGGAGAAAATAAAGAATTGTTAAAAGAGTATAAAAAAGTATTCAATCAATATATTTCGACCAAGAAAAAAATAAAAGATGCGCAGAATTCACTCGAAAATCAATCACAGGATTTAGAATACAAATTGCATTTATGGGAAGAATTAAACAATGCATCTCTTAAACATGATGAGTTAGAACATTTAGAATTCGAAATAAAATCATTAACAAATGTTGAAGAAATCATTTCGACGTTAAATGAAACTTATCAATTTTTAGAACATCCCGAAATGGGAATTATTTCTCAATTGAACGAAGCAAGTAATAAGTTAAATAAAATTTCGGATTATAATTCTCAATACAATTCGATTTATGAGCGATTAATTTCTTCTAAAATTGAATTACAAGATATTTCTGGAGAAATGAGTCATTTGATCGAATCTACAGAAATTAATCCAGAACGTTTACAAGAAATCACAGATCGTTTCGATTTGATTCATAAATTATTACGCAAACACAATGTAATCACCATTGAAGAATTGATTATTAAACGAGATGAATTAGAAAGTCAAACTTCTGGTTTTGATAATTTAAGTGATTTAATTATTCACTTAACGAAAGAATTAAATGCGATTTCAGAAAAGTTAGATAAACAAGCTTTAAAAATTAGAAAAAATAGATTCTCATCAATTGAAATTATTCGAAAAAACATTTTGAATACTTTATCACAATTGGGAATGGAAAATTCGCAATTAACGATTCAACTCAACGAAACTTTAGATTTTACAGCAACTGGAAAAGATGAAGTGTTGTTTTTATTTTCTGCAAATAAAGGAATGGAACCACGTATTTTTGAAAAATCTGTATCAGGTGGTGAACGTTCGAGATTGATGTTAGCAATCAAAAAATTATTGGCCACGCATCAACATTTACCAACATTAATTTTAGATGAAATTGATACTGGAATTTCAGGTAAAGTTGCAAACGAAACAGGAAAAGTAATGCAGTCGATGGCTGATAATATGCAACTTTTAGTGATTACACATTTACCACAAGTTGCTTCTAAAGGAAATTATCAATTAAAAGTTTACAAAGAAGTGGTTGAAGAAACGACACAAACAAATGTGATTGAACTATCTCAGCAACAGCGCTTAGAAGAAATTGCTCAAATGATTTCTGGATCAG